Proteins encoded in a region of the Phoenix dactylifera cultivar Barhee BC4 chromosome 3, palm_55x_up_171113_PBpolish2nd_filt_p, whole genome shotgun sequence genome:
- the LOC103709395 gene encoding protein ESKIMO 1-like, whose amino-acid sequence MLFARRKSSSIFTPEPFMMKQAAFNGRKNGNLSIFVVVFSVFLFALFMYNEDVKSIAEFPFSSRSRAKSQEVVSHQQQDLSSTQQEDPQAENHQPSGQPKSTERSTTEVEPRRQDELEKSRRTKVVFEDENGPGIRLPVIKQEAREGRVAQPEPKEKAKDEERSGEAEVKEDRTVVLERTVVSVPEGCDLFTGQWVYDNVTSPIYKEHECEFLTEQVTCMRNGRKDDTHQKWRWQPRDCNLPRFDARIFLERLRGKRLMFVGDSLNRNQWESMVCLAQSGGIPGKKTLVKNGSLNVFRVEEYDAAVEFYWAPFLVESNSDDPNLHSIQNRIIMPESINKHGKNWKGVDYLIFNTYIWWMNTFNMKVLRGSFDEGATEYDEVDRPKAYRRVLKTWAKWVEKNVDPQRTMVFFMSMSPNHIKSEEWDNPNGIKCAQETQPVTNLPHALDVGTDWRLFDVATNVTRSMRKVPVWFLSITALSELRKDAHTSVHTLRQGKLLTPEQQADPATYADCIHWCLPGLPDIWNEFLYARIASSPWRI is encoded by the exons ATGCTTTTCGCTCGCCGGAAGTCGTCGTCTATTTTCACGCCGGAGCCGTTCATGATGAAGCAAGCAGCGTTTAATGGCCGGAAGAACGGCAACCTCTCGATCTTCGTTGTCGTCTTCTCGGTCTTCCTCTTCGCCCTGTTCATGTACAACGAGGACGTCAAGTCCATCGCCGAGTTCCCTTTCTCCTCCAGAAGCAGAGCCAAGTCCCAGGAGGTCGTCTCCCACCAGCAGCAAGACCTCTCCTCCACCCAACAAGAAGACCCCCAGGCGGAGAACCACCAACCAAGCGGCCAGCCCAAGAGCACGGAGAGGTCAACGACGGAGGTGGAACCCCGCCGCCAAGACGAGCTAGAGAAGAGTCGCCGCACCAAGGTGGTTTTCGAGGACGAGAACGGCCCTGGGATTCGGCTGCCGGTGATCAAGCAGGAGGCCCGCGAGGGGCGAGTGGCCCAGCCGGAGCCCAAGGAGAAGGCCAAAGACGAGGAGAGGTCGGGCGAGGCGGAGGTCAAGGAGGATCGGACGGTGGTCCTGGAGCGAACGGTGGTGAGCGTGCCGGAGGGGTGCGACCTGTTCACCGGCCAGTGGGTGTACGACAACGTGACAAGCCCAATTTACAAGGAGCACGAGTGCGAGTTCCTCACAGAGCAGGTTACGTGCATGAGGAATGGCAGGAAGGACGATACCCACCAGAAGTGGCGGTGGCAGCCTCGGGATTGCAACCTGCCTCG GTTCGATGCGAGGATATTCTTGGAGAGGCTAAGGGGGAAGAGGCTGATGTTTGTGGGGGACTCGTTGAACCGGAACCAGTGGGAGTCCATGGTGTGCCTGGCCCAGTCCGGCGGTATTCCGGGCAAGAAGACGCTTGTGAAGAACGGCTCGCTCAATGTCTTCCGAGTCGAG GAGTACGATGCAGCGGTGGAGTTCTACTGGGCGCCGTTCCTGGTGGAATCGAACTCGGACGATCCAAACTTGCACAGCATTCAGAACCGGATCATCATGCCGGAATCGATCAACAAGCACGGGAAGAACTGGAAGGGAGTGGACTACCTCATCTTCAATACCTACATCTGGTGGATGAACACCTTCAACATGAAAGTCCT GCGAGGGTCGTTCGACGAGGGAGCAACGGAGTATGATGAGGTAGACCGGCCTAAAGCCTACAGGAGGGTCCTCAAGACATGGGCTAAGTGGGTGGAAAAGAATGTGGATCCCCAGCGAACGATGGTGTTCTTCATGAGCATGTCTCCTAACCATATCAA gaGCGAGGAGTGGGACAACCCAAACGGGATAAAGTGCGCACAGGAGACGCAACCAGTGACGAACCTGCCGCACGCGCTGGACGTGGGGACGGACTGGCGGCTATTCGACGTGGCGACGAACGTGACGAGGTCCATGAGGAAGGTGCCGGTCTGGTTCCTCAGCATCACCGCGCTGTCGGAGCTCCGGAAGGACGCGCACACCTCCGTCCACACGCTGCGGCAGGGAAAGCTGCTGACGCCGGAGCAGCAGGCGGACCCGGCCACCTACGCCGACTGCATCCACTGGTGCCTCCCGGGCCTCCCGGACATCTGGAACGAGTTCCTCTACGCCCGCATCGCCTCCAGCCCTTGGCGCATCTGA
- the LOC103709402 gene encoding endoglucanase 15-like, with product MALRSLLLVGLGFVLLGQAYAAVDYKQALHNSLLYFEAQRSGKLPPNQRVLWRGDSALKDGSDAGVDLTGGYYDAGDNVKFGFPMAFTITMLSWSAAEFGSQLRANGELQNNLAAIKWGTDYLIKAHHEPEVLYAEVGEGGSDHACWERPEDMTTPRTSYSVDASKPGSDIAGETAAALAAASIAFKGSDARYAATLLGHAKQLFDFARKYPGMYQNSIPVAGQFYSSSGYEDELLWAAAWLYQATGDRAYLDFLGSAQNNGGVRSMFSWDDKFVGVQTLVSKLILEGKVPNNGTWSQYKSNADQFMCNVVQKGNSNVKMSPAGMLWWQPWANFQYTTSAMLVLAAHADHLASAKASLSCSGGSLASKDMISFVRSQVDYILGKNPKGLSYMVGFGSNYPVKVHHRGASIISIKKNPSPVNCQQGFSDWYNKDAPNPNVLVGAIVGGPDATDGYSDDRNNYQQNEPATASIAPIVGVLASIA from the exons ATGGCTCTGAGGTCTTTGCTTCTTGTTGGGCTTGGTTTCGTCCTTTTAGGGCAGGCATATGCTGCAGTTGATTACAAACAGGCCCTCCACAACTCGTTGCTGTATTTTGAAGCCCAAAGGTCCGGGAAATTGCCGCCCAACCAGCGTGTGCTTTGGCGTGGTGATTCTGCTCTCAAAGATGGTAGTGATGCTGGT GTCGACCTCACCGGAGGATACTATGATGCTGGTGACAACGTGAAGTTTGGATTCCCGATGGCCTTCACCATCACCATGCTCTCCTGGAGCGCGGCGGAGTTCGGCTCCCAACTCAGGGCCAATGGTGAGCTGCAGAACAACCTGGCCGCCATCAAATGGGGCACCGACTACCTGATCAAGGCCCATCACGAGCCTGAAGTCCTCTACGCCGAGGTCGGCGAAGGTGGCTCCGACCACGCTTGCTGGGAGAGGCCCGAAGACATGACCACACCTCGGACGTCTTACAGTGTCGACGCTTCGAAGCCCGGCTCGGATATCGCCGGGGAGACTGCCGCGGCGTTGGCTGCTGCATCCATCGCATTTAAGGGTTCAGATGCCAGATATGCCGCCACTCTTCTGGGCCATGCAaaacag CTGTTCGATTTTGCTCGCAAGTATCCTGGTATGTACCAGAACAGCATCCCAGTTGCCGGGCAATTCTATTCCAGCAGTGGATACGAG GATGAATTGCTATGGGCAGCTGCATGGCTTTACCAAGCCACCGGGGACCGGGCCTACTTAGACTTCCTCGGGTCTGCCCAAAACAATGGCGGCGTCAGGTCTATGTTCTCTTGGGACGACAAATTCGTCGGAGTCCAGACCCTAGTCTCAAAG CTGATCTTGGAAGGCAAGGTGCCCAACAATGGGACCTGGTCCCAGTACAAGAGCAATGCAGATCAGTTCATGTGCAACGTCGTCCAGAAGGGGAACAGCAATGTCAAGATGAGCCCTGCCGGCATGCTCTGGTGGCAACCCTGGGCCAATTTCCAGTATACCACCTCGGCGATGCTGGTCCTTGCCGCCCATGCTGACCACCTCGCAAGTGCCAAAGCCAGCCTCAGCTGCTCGGGTGGCTCCCTTGCATCCAAGGACATGATCTCATTCGTCAGATCGCAG GTGGACTACATTCTGGGGAAGAACCCAAAGGGGTTGAGCTACATGGTAGGGTTTGGGTCCAATTATCCAGTTAAGGTGCACCACAGGGGTGCATCGATCATATCGATCAAGAAGAACCCAAGTCCAGTAAACTGCCAACAGGGATTCAGCGATTGGTACAACAAGGACGCACCCAATCCTAATGTGCTCGTGGGCGCCATCGTGGGCGGGCCCGATGCCACGGATGGGTATTCAGACGATAGGAACAACTACCAGCAGAACGAGCCGGCCACGGCCAGCATCGCACCTATCGTCGGCGTGCTGGCGAGCATTGCATAA